ACGTTTTGGCGTTAATATTAACGGGATAGTCTGCGGCTTATCTCGCACAGCTTTTTTGAAAAGCATGATGTTAAACGTTAGCCAGCCAGCTAACGGTAGCGTTAATTAGCTGGAAACCAGCAGTAACCTGCCTGAAACCTGTTCTCAAGCTGCTTCATGCGGGTTTCAAACAATAGACGTTTGTCAGGTAACCCGCACGATTACTTTTGACCTCAGGCGTAGATGTGAGTTAATAGGGAAACGTCTAATATTAGCTTGTTAATGTATTATTCTGccgcgtgtttgtgtgtgaggataCGATCCATGACAAGTGTAAACCTTTATGTCACTCGAAAATGAAAGTTTTACCctattattaaacattttgaaactgCTGCACACAATGATCAGAGTCATTTTGTAGTGGCACAGTGGATCCATTTAACCACTGTAAAGACATTTATTGAAAACTATAAGATTATGCTAGTGGACACACATTATTGTAGAACAAACCAATCTTCTCAGTCTCTGCTTGAACTCAGTTTGAAAGTGAATGTAACATGTCTACATGTTGCCATGATAATTAGTGGTGTCTCTCTGGGCCACCagtataaacatacagtatgcttatgtttgccatttttctttttcagcttGCCCCTTCGCTGCCGTTGCAGGAGGACTTTGTCTATCACTGGAAGGCCATTACACATTATTACATTGAGACTTCTGGTAAGAAAAGTCTAAAAGAATAAGTTAACAGCTGTTATGGTCATGATATCATCAGATGTAGACTATTTGTTGCAGGTTGCCTTCAAAGTTGTTGTCCTTTTGTACCGATGACGCTATTCTAAAGTTTGAGTACAATGGCAGGAAACAAGGCTTTGTTATAAGttgttaatactgtatgtaacagtATTATAGTTACAGACAATGATGTAGTCACTGTTGATTAATTGACTTATCATAGtcaatattcattattttaaaagataagTTACATTACAACTTACCAGATCCAAAAGAATTGCCTTAAACTTGCTTTATTTAAAAGCATGCACATGGCAGCATTTTTACGCTTTAACCAGCTAACATTTCATATTCTTTCTAAACTATTAGAATTAATTGATAATcatattttctgtgtgtcaaCTAATTAATCACCTGCTCATGTAGCACCAGTGTATATAAAATGAACACAGGCAGTGCAAAGGGAATAGTTATGAAGAAAATCCAAATGAAAGGGCGGAATTGTGAAGTATGCTGGGAATGCCATGCTGGTTGAGTTTGCAAAAGACTTCAACAActctgtctggaccaaagcagCTCCAGACTATGAGAGCATTTCTTTCGTGTTTGCCTGTTGGATCTGCACAAGTAGAACTCCTACGCTGTGTCTGTGTCAGGTTGCATCTAATGTACTTGGTGGTTAAACCCAGTCATGTAAACTTTTGACAACTTCTGCTCGAACTACTGATGTCTagtctttgtttattttgggCCAGGAATGTCTCCTCCTATTCTTCACTCTAAGCAACAGCTTCTTTGCAGCTGTTCTCCTAGGTAGGCCAGTTTAACAAAATGTACTCAACAGCTGATGGTGGATTATCTGTGCTTCGAGTATTATGTAGCTGAGCTTGTTTTCAGGAGCATTTAATCACTGGTTTTGCAGACTTGTGACTTAAATGAACTTGATCTTTTATTCTAAGGGCACTTGTAAGCAGCATGACCTTCATCTGTCCacattattactaatttaaGGAATGACTTGATCATTTTGATGAAAGCTGTTGTGCTGATTTATCTTACAAATTAACCTTTATTTCACAGTGGTTACTGGCCTTTTTTTGGCATTGTGTGCTTAGTTACATTCAGCATGACATACATATGTGTATCCTAACTTGTTATTGATTTAATGGACATACACCTGTTAACTAGTGCATAATTGGTGACAAACAAGGATGGCATACTTAGGCCACTCTTTTAACACTGTATTATTTCACTCTCATAACTGACCTGGACTTCAGTTTTGAAATCCTGTTGCTTTGAATAGTCATTtgattgaaaaagaaaaagctaattgaaatttgaaatatttcatttcagtgttttatgcAACATTAATTCACTTGATGTGGCCCGCCATGCACAATATTGCCTTATTTATTactatttgtcattttctgGGTTAAGCTTATTGATGTGCAAACAGACTGTTGGCAGAAACTCCCCATTTTCTGCatgtgcttcacaataaatgtGTGTACTTGTAAAACCAGTGATAGGATGTTATTGTGAAGCCCCCCTAGGAAAGTGTTTACAATGCCAGCTAGATTAGCTAGCGctaccaaaaaaaagaaatattctcTCTTGCAAATGTTAGAGTATCAGAATATAACATGGACTGCGTTACATCTTATAAACAACAATGAACTTTTTGCCACCGGATTAAAGCAAACGCTATGCAAGAGCTATCTAGTTTAAcagttgtgcttttgtttgtgaaCCGAAAGGAAAACCTTGCAGAGGGGAAGTGGTTAGCTGAAGGATGCAAACCTCAGATTTCCGAAATGCGTTGAAGATGAGCAAGGCCTTGTCCTTTATGTTTATACCTTAGCAGTTCTGacctgtttctgtgttttcctgttaGATGACAAAGCCCCAGTTACAGACACCAACATCCCATCCCACCTGGAACAGATGCTGGACATCCTGACCcaggaggaaggggagagggAGTCTGGAGAGACAGGACCCTGCATGGAGTACCTCCTACATCATAAGATCCTGGAGACTCTCTACACCTTGGGCAAGGCAGATGTAAGGCAGTCATGCTTTGGTAACTACATGAATGATACCTCCAGGAAATACATATCATGATATGGgggtgcatatatatatataattacattacatacatatacacacacacactgagtgtgCAGTCAGCTGCAGTACGACAGTGAATTCAAAAGCTAACAAGTGATTGTATGTGAATGCACGATTTTGGTAGGCTCTTCACTGAATCTGCACTGTGAGCTGCATTTCCACGGTGTGGACTCTATTTTGGTCGACCACCCAAATAAATTCTAATATAttctgtttgtatgttttcCCATCAGTGTCCTCCCGGGATGAAGCAGCAGGTGCTTACCTTCTACACAAAGCTGCTAGCACACATTCGTCAACCTCTCCTGCCACACATCAATGTCCACAGACCTGTACTGGTGAGAAGTGTTGCAGTCTGGATTTCAGTATATATAAGTCCTTTTCCTCAAAATGGTCCGCTAACCGACAGGTTATGTaacttttatttctgtgtctgtgacATTCCTCTGTCAGAAACTGATCCGCCTGTGTGGGGAGGTGCTGGCTGCTCCTACAGAAAATGAAGAGATTCAGTTCCTTTGTATAGTCTGTGCCAAACTGAAGCAGGATCCATACCTTGTGAACTTCTTCCTTGAAGTGAGTTGCTATGACACcagggagaaaaaaagttgaGCAGCACATTCATAAAtatttatctgtatatattACTAACAAAGGTAAGAGCCTTACAGGATTTTTAAGCATAGAGTTCAGATAATAGCTCTTATTTGTGATGCTATTTGCAGAAGTCAAAGAGACCTGAGACAAAGACTCCTGGAGGGACAGATGTGGTGAAAGAGAATGTGTTGGCTCCAGACACTGGTCAGTCTCTGGCAGAGGAACAGGCTGACCGCCCAGAGGAGCCACAGGCTGCAGCGGCTGCCTCCACCTCTAGTCCAACCAcgaacaataataacaacaacaattacaATCTCGTCACCTCCCTGCTTAACCTCACAAAGAGCCCTGTAAGTAAATCCCCATGCAAGGAATTTTGGGTGATTTACTGTAAGTTACGTATGTAAtgtctttttcttcatttgagTTGAAAGTTTGTATTTACAAGTTGTATCTGTTTCTCCCCTACTCAGGATGGCAGGATAGTGGTGAAAGCATGTGAGGGCCTGATGCTGCTGGTCAGTTTACCAGAGCCTGCAGCTGCCAAGTGtttaactgaaaacactgaGCTCTGTGAGCTTCTGACTGACAGGCTGGTCTCCTTCTATAAAGCCCTACCACAGTCCATAGACCCCTTGGACATTGAGACAGTGGAGTCAGTCAACTGGGGGTAAATTTCTTTCCAGTATTGACTTGTAACACCACTTGGATACAATTCAGTTGTGTCATCATCTGAAGTTTTGGTTTAATGTGACTTAGCAGGTAGCCCTTAAATAGCATCCTCTGTGAAATGCTATTTTCAGTGGAGTTGCATCAGACCTttaatattttcccttttttgccttctctctcactttcagTCTGGATGTATATAACCTGAAGGAGGATGCTGCTGTCTTCACAGGGAAGAGGGCTCTCATTTCCTTCCTGTCCTGGCTAGATTACTGTGACCAGCTCATCAAGGAGGCTCAGAAGGTCCTTAACCAATGCTGACTCACTGTGTTTTGATGTGTCATATTGTAGTCAGAATAGACAGAATAAAAGAACTTCTCTCCAaagaagttgtttttgtgtctgaaaGCCACAAAAGTCTgaactacatttttgtttttcttcactgtCTTCCAGTCAGCAGCCGCAGTGATGGCAAAAGCAGTGAGAGAAAGATTCTTTGTGTCTGTTATGGAACCGCAGCTTATGCAGACGTAGGTTTAACTTTGaatcatcaatcaatcatcCTTTTATTGGAATTCTCATTCTTGTCTTAGTATGTTATGTGTCATGAATGCTCAGTAACACgtggtgtgtttgtgggtgCACATAGGTCCGAGGTGGGCATCCTGACCTCCACAGCCCTGCTGAACAGGATCATCAGGCAGGTGACTTCAAATGCTCTGCTGCAGGAGATGGTTTACTTCCTGCTAGGAGAGGAGAGCGAGCCAGAGACTCCAACTACTATTGCACAGAATCCACTCAGACACAGACTCATCGAGCACTGCGACCACCTGTCAGACGAGGTTCTTATCACATAATTGTTATTATTCCGGATGTACCTGGTTCTGGCTGATCAGACTCATTCAGGCCTTTTTATTACACCCTTTCCTCATCACATTAATGTGCcttcaaaaatgaaaatcatgtatccatttttcttttactcGTTCGATATTCAAAAGTACAAATGGCCATCTGCCCTTCAAGTATTCTGAGTTCCAGTGAATCATATGATTAACCAAAAGCACATGAATTTTAATTAGTATCTAACAGAGCCATTGCACACATTTTAATCATACAAAAGAGAGATGAGTCATCTCTGATGTTTGAAACAGCCACTGCCTTCTTCATGTCAGTGAGCAAATACTTGGCATGTTGCTCTGGGTTTAAAGTGGGAGCTAAGCCTCATTCCTTCTTCTGCGTCCCCAGATCAGCATCATGACACTGCGGCTATTTGAGCAGCTGATCCAGAAACCCAACCAGCACATCCTCCACAACTTGGTGCTGCGTAGCCTGGAAGAGAGGAACTACCTAGAGAACAAACCGCAGGAGGAGCGGGAGCCCCTGGAGAACGGGCAGCCTCATGATGCCGTGTAAGGACCTGCGTCTGACCTTTGACGTCCCTGAGCTGCGAAAAAtcatctgcacaaacacacaccagtggAAATAAAGTGAATGCATAAACTagctgtgtttttcagctgtgcCACCAATTCAACTAAACCGTTCCTTATTGTGTGTTTCAATTCGTTGGGATCTTTTTAAACCATGGTTATTAGGAAATGCATGTCAGCCACTGATAACCTTAAATAATCAGTTCTGGGATATTGATACATAACGAGCAATAGCTTGCTTGTTTATTGATGTTTTATATGGCTTATTAGCTTTCATGCAAAGGAATTAGGTCACCAAATGCAGCACTTTAATACTGTGTAATGGTATGACATGATCATATTGTTTGCGTGGGGTGAGGTTGAGATGAGTTCACAGAAGAATGTCAGTGACGTGTATATctacagacatacagtaatatACTTCCATATATATAACATGCTTCTATCCAAGTAAAACTGCATCTCTATGTAGACATTCATTCACTTCCCACATTACACAACAGAACTGGAAGGTGCCATGCAAGCCTAAAGAGCCCTAAAAAGCTATCATCCCATAGCAGGCCACATATTTCCCCATTGTAACTACACACAAGAACAATGACAAAGTGGACTTCTCACTTTTTTCATACCAGAATGGAAATTAAAATAGTGTACACTATTACAACCAGTGGGTCAGAATTTCCTCAGTCATGCATCGTGTTGAGAGATGCATAAATCCTTCAGCAAAAACTAGATGAAAAATGAACATCTTTTGTTACCACTTCAGTAGCACTGATCAAAATCCGATCATGttttcataaatatatatacattttactgAACATGTTCTTTCTACAGAGACCTTGAGGAGGATCCACTGTTTGGTGATGAACCCTCTCCAGACAGCCGGCTGTCTGGTTCTGATTGGCTCAGCTCCTCTCCACCACAGAGTCCTGACCACTCAAAGCCTGACGGGAAGACGGAGGTCCACAAGATTGTCAACAGGTACACCGTCTGCTCACGATACAACATATACTATGTGGAGTTCctctgtctttaaaaaaaaacaaaaaactaactttaattattaaattcTGTTGCCTGCAGTTTCCTGTGTTTGGTGCCCGATGAGGCAAAGTCATCGTATCATGTTGAAGGCACAGGCTATGACACCTACCTCAGAGATGCACACAGACAGGTATGGCTCATTCTGGCATTCAGTATTTTTAAGGCTTGAGATACACTGGACAAAGTAAGCAGTAAGGTGAGAATTCTGGTGTTTCTTCCTAGGTCTTTCATCAGTAGTCTAATTAGGTAGTGTTGCTCATCACTTTTCTTATGTGTCACTAGTAGAATACATACCAAGTGTAGATGAAATTGTTCTCCTCAGTTCAGGGACTTTTGTGGGGTCTGCCAGCGGTGGGACTGGAGAGGAAATCCAAAGCCTTTTGAGAAGTGTAACTTGGACATCCCATTCTTCGAGGGCCACTTCCTCAAGGTTCTCTTCGACAGGATGGGCCGCATCCTAGATCAGGTCAGTTTGATCCACCATATAATAAACATCTGTAGTAATACTGGCATCATTCAGAATAATTGCATGCTTTAGAGGTTTAAATATCTGTTGCCTTGTTTAAGCTCCATTAGTCCACAAGTCTGAATAGCAATGTATCCTTTGGAAATCACAAATGCAGCTTTGGTTGTGATCACCACTTGAATCTAAAAAGTGAAGGTGAAACGGCCTCTTAGTTGATGGAAATACACACctaataaattacaaaataatcttaaatggCAAGTTTGCAAGGCAAGGTAAACTGGTTAATCTAGCTTGTTATGTACAACCAGATTCCAGTGAATAAATTAAGCTTTGTGCATCCATATCGGCATAAACTGTTATTTAAGGTCAAACTAAGTCAGAgccatcatttctgtttttattgattcTTACAAAAAAcccttatttgttttttttttaaaggagcagaTAAGTTTTTCACTCAGATGTTCCTATGCACTCAAAAGTTATTTCTTGCTGCAAGAGAACACTGTAAACTGCAATTTAGCGTAAATGAGGTCCTCTAATGGAAAGGGAAGAGAAATtgggagaaaatgcaaatgagcagCTGATTATTGAGAGGCCTtctatttttttgaaaaataaaaacacaaaaataatgagCTCTCGCCATCAACTCATTTGACAAATGATGTTAGATGGGAATTGTGAAGATGACTAATAGAGATTCAGAAGCGAACTGCACTTTTTGGCAGCTCATAGTAGCATTTAGGAAATCAAATCTAAAAGGCAGCGCTGTAATAGAGCTTCTGACTACTGTGAcactttgtgttatttattcataGCAGTTCTACACATACATTGTAGAACTTCCAGGACATCTTCAGTTCACTCTAATCACCCGTTAATTTCCTGTGAAGTTTTATATCTGATACCCTCTTTGTCCTCCAGCCCTACGATGTCAACCTGCAGGTGACTGCTGTGCTGTCCAAGCTGTCTTTGTTACCACACCCCCACTTGCATGAGTACCTGCTGGACCCTTATATCAACCTGGCCCCTGGGTGCAGGTCTCTGTTCTCTGTCATCGTCAGGGTAAGACTCCTTTCTAGATTACACAGTGGTTATCTTATTCATCATTGATAGCAGACATGTCCAAAGCCTAAAATCACTGTTTTGGGTACTTGCTGGACATCCAGCTGGCAAGGGATTTCTCCCTTGACTGTTGTGTGTAGTATCTTGAAGTGTTTGATATtgaattttaataaataatcatgTTCACAATTGTTTGCCTTTATCTTACACCTGTGGTATTTTTAGTAGTGTTTCCCGTGCTGTTGCACTTGCTATGAATCTTGTGAACATGCTGCTACTCAACCTGCTTCTTACTGGAAGAACTGCACCTCTGTCCCTATTTTGTTGTGTGAATCAGTCCAACTACTTTCCTTTGAAATCTATCCCAGTAACACACAGTGTAAAAGGCAGTTTAGACGCTGGTGGAAGCAGCTAATTTTCTTGTGGATGGTCTTTGTTTGTGGTAATGTCTCCAATGAGTGTAGTAATGATTTACTGCACCTTTTACCCAGGGATggaagcagtgctgttgtgttttggtaATCGCTTTGTGTTCTTTTGTGTGTTAGGTGGTGGGAGATCTCATGTTGAGGATTCAGCGCATCCCAGACTTCACACCCAAACTGCTGCTCGTGAGGAAGAGATTATTAGGTCTAGAGCCAGAGGGCATCACGTACGTACTTCCACGTGGATCTGTGCTCTTATCATCTGAGTTGACTTTTGGAATGCACTTCTCACCTTTCTGTCTATTCTCCCCGTAGTATCGACCACATGACTCTGCTGGAGGGGGTGATCGTGCTGGAGGAGTTCTGCAAAGAGCTGGCAGCCATCGCCTTCGTCAAATACCACGCAGCTGCCTCCTCCTCGCCGTAATCTTCCTGCTGTTCATCCATTTGCCTCGGCCAGGCAGACAGGTCAGGATTAAACTGGGCCTTTGGGGTGTGCTGGTACCGGTGGCACAGGGTCGGCAAAACATTACCACTAACTGCTCATCCCTGCAGGACTGTTAAAGCCCACACGGACGGGTTTCATCGCTCCCCCTCTTCTGGCCTCTCGGGCTCCACCATAAAAAGTCTTTGGTCTTGTTTCTGAGCAGGTCAGAGCACAGACACTGCCCAGCCAGCAGAGGaataagaggaggaggatagaGGTCAAGGTGCAGAGAGATGGTCACTGGACTTTTTCAGCCTCTGCATTTTCTCTCACTCCCCccatcttttctttctcacCAGCCAAAAGATGATAgccctgtaattattatttcaaGGAGAAAAGATGtttgtctatttattttctgtcccaATCTCACCCATTTGTAAATGTCATTGCCTTAATGTGGAATCACACCTTTCAGTTACAGAAGATTGTTtccttttgaaacatttttatcttaACTCCTCACATGTTGTCTGTTTGAAGACAAGAGGCTGTAGAGAACAATGCCCACTACCTTTAACCCCTATATATACACCTGTAGTTACATACATATTGAACTGCAGTATTTACGATACTGCACTCGTATTTTATATGCCAAGTcctcttatttatttgtttgctttcaggTTGCCTTTTTAAACTAATGTCATATTAagataaaattaatttaaaacagtCATCGTAACCTGACTAAGCAGATGCTGTTTACTTTCCTCGTCTTTTCTCAGTTTGTGCTTGTGCTCTCAAAGCTCATCTGCAATCACCCAAAGATGTAACCTTCCATCacattttgtcaaatgaaaTGGTGATTTAGCAAATTATGTGAATTTGCACACTGATCTCATTGCATTGCACTTGTTACATTATTCAAGTTCATTCATGCCTTTTTTTTGGTTGGCTTTTTTTGAAATGTCAAGTTGATATTTGTGGAAAGAGACATCTTGTTTTTGATTCCAAGTTAGTTCTTGTTCTGAAATGTTGTTCTCCAGATCCAGTGTTGCATTTCTCACGCACCAGTGTTTATTTTATCCAAGAGATactgtgttattgtgttttacacaatttataattctcaaaatgtgtttattctATTGATGGGACGGATAAAGAGGAGCAAACCTCTTGATTTTATTGACCAGTGTCTTAAATACATCATTGACTTTGGACATACTGTAGCTTCCAGCAAAGGTTTCCAACCTTTATTGGATTTTGATCCCTAAAACAAAGCTATGTCTATTTGGTTGTATATGTCTGCAACAGTTCAACCAATATGTGATTCTAATTTCTTACTTCTAACTTTTTATGGAAATTATCCAGTAATTCATAAGAAAAAAAGCGAAGATTAGAAGAAAATGTGGgaaaagaaacatgttttgtAGCAAAAATAGATCCTCCGATATTGATTATCATCTCGCGACCCCTTAAATTTATCTCATGACCTTTTGGAGGGGTCCAGACCCCCAGTATGGAAATCGCTGGCTAACAGTATCCTAAGAGATCCGAGTTCCTCCGTAGGTTATCATGACTTCCTATGAGGTGTTGCGTTTACTAGCAGTATTATGCTACCTTTTCATCCTGATCTTGAATGATCACAGTGCTGTGCATTGTTGGAACGGGTTGTTTGGTTGTATCAGTGAATCAGTGATTCAATAAGTTTGAATAAGTCAAAATCAATATGCTACATAATATAACGTTGGTTCTTGTGTTATGTTCCCAGTGTGAATGTTTCCATGATTGGAAAGTGTGTTTGGCGAGgagtttgtttatgtgtgagtgtaatgACTTATTATTGCAGCAGAGAATGGACAGTCATTCATTGAAGCCATGAGTCTTgagctgtgtttttttcccccctcttctcACCTCAAACCCATCACTCAAGCACCTAAATTACATTATGCAACTGCTTGCATGGAATCAGATTTGCACATTGTCTTTCTTCATCCTTGTTCATAATGTAAATATACGCAGAAAAAAGCTTTTTGGTCCCCCCCCACAAATGTTTTGAttcataaaccaaaaaaaaaaatctaggaTGTACCAGGAGcaacatttctattttaatgggaacctttttttaaaatgtcaatcatgcacatttttaaatcaactcTTTCCAACTTGTTCTGTACATTTGTATATTGTATGTGTACAATAGCAATAGAGATATACTACCTGGCGTAAATGCATGCttatacattatttttcattgtttaaagaaagtaaaaagGCAGTCCAGCCATCTGTGATGATTTCTTAGCTGTCAGCACTTTGTTCTTTGAAGACACTGACATGATATGATGCCTTACTTCACACTGCGGATCTCTGAGGACTCCTAGAATCGATGTGTAAGGGGTTTCTGCTTCACTACGGTCTGTTGTGATACTTTTATGCCTATCTCTTGTGTTACATAgactttgtttggtttgtgaaGATGTACAGGACTCTCAGTATAGTCAAAAATCGGATGCCAatggatttattttcttgtgtcaGCTTAGACCAATCACTGTATGatattgctgcatttctttatGTTCATCGCTGCTTTCCTCTGGTGTGAAGTGGGATGAGTCTCATTATACTTCTTCTATCTCATGGCCAGTTTGGTTTTGTGATTGTGCAATGCATAATTGAAACATTAAGGTAAGGTGCATGCTCACTCCTCCTGCCTCACGGAGTAATTTTAAGTGATCACTGCAGTCTCTTGTTCTCTCAGATGCACTGGCTCATTAATTCCTCATAAGCCATCTTCATTTCAACAGCCTTGTGTTTCATTCAGGACAATATGGTTTTGTTTAACATTCTCCGtcccaataaaataaaataaaaaagtggtCGTTCTGTGAACAGTTCATtgtgtttcatcttgtttttattacaaaatgtctgtacaacaaaacaaaaatgcacaaaataacCATTTCTTTCAACGACAAGGTGAAAAC
This region of Siniperca chuatsi isolate FFG_IHB_CAS linkage group LG11, ASM2008510v1, whole genome shotgun sequence genomic DNA includes:
- the fhip2a gene encoding protein FAM160B1 isoform X1, whose amino-acid sequence is MFSKFTSILQHAVEALAPSLPLQEDFVYHWKAITHYYIETSDDKAPVTDTNIPSHLEQMLDILTQEEGERESGETGPCMEYLLHHKILETLYTLGKADCPPGMKQQVLTFYTKLLAHIRQPLLPHINVHRPVLKLIRLCGEVLAAPTENEEIQFLCIVCAKLKQDPYLVNFFLEKSKRPETKTPGGTDVVKENVLAPDTGQSLAEEQADRPEEPQAAAAASTSSPTTNNNNNNNYNLVTSLLNLTKSPDGRIVVKACEGLMLLVSLPEPAAAKCLTENTELCELLTDRLVSFYKALPQSIDPLDIETVESVNWGLDVYNLKEDAAVFTGKRALISFLSWLDYCDQLIKEAQKSAAAVMAKAVRERFFVSVMEPQLMQTSEVGILTSTALLNRIIRQVTSNALLQEMVYFLLGEESEPETPTTIAQNPLRHRLIEHCDHLSDEISIMTLRLFEQLIQKPNQHILHNLVLRSLEERNYLENKPQEEREPLENGQPHDAVDLEEDPLFGDEPSPDSRLSGSDWLSSSPPQSPDHSKPDGKTEVHKIVNSFLCLVPDEAKSSYHVEGTGYDTYLRDAHRQFRDFCGVCQRWDWRGNPKPFEKCNLDIPFFEGHFLKVLFDRMGRILDQPYDVNLQVTAVLSKLSLLPHPHLHEYLLDPYINLAPGCRSLFSVIVRVVGDLMLRIQRIPDFTPKLLLVRKRLLGLEPEGITIDHMTLLEGVIVLEEFCKELAAIAFVKYHAAASSSP
- the fhip2a gene encoding protein FAM160B1 isoform X2; translation: MKQQVLTFYTKLLAHIRQPLLPHINVHRPVLKLIRLCGEVLAAPTENEEIQFLCIVCAKLKQDPYLVNFFLEKSKRPETKTPGGTDVVKENVLAPDTGQSLAEEQADRPEEPQAAAAASTSSPTTNNNNNNNYNLVTSLLNLTKSPDGRIVVKACEGLMLLVSLPEPAAAKCLTENTELCELLTDRLVSFYKALPQSIDPLDIETVESVNWGLDVYNLKEDAAVFTGKRALISFLSWLDYCDQLIKEAQKSAAAVMAKAVRERFFVSVMEPQLMQTSEVGILTSTALLNRIIRQVTSNALLQEMVYFLLGEESEPETPTTIAQNPLRHRLIEHCDHLSDEISIMTLRLFEQLIQKPNQHILHNLVLRSLEERNYLENKPQEEREPLENGQPHDAVDLEEDPLFGDEPSPDSRLSGSDWLSSSPPQSPDHSKPDGKTEVHKIVNSFLCLVPDEAKSSYHVEGTGYDTYLRDAHRQFRDFCGVCQRWDWRGNPKPFEKCNLDIPFFEGHFLKVLFDRMGRILDQPYDVNLQVTAVLSKLSLLPHPHLHEYLLDPYINLAPGCRSLFSVIVRVVGDLMLRIQRIPDFTPKLLLVRKRLLGLEPEGITIDHMTLLEGVIVLEEFCKELAAIAFVKYHAAASSSP